One Rossellomorea aquimaris DNA window includes the following coding sequences:
- a CDS encoding Ger(x)C family spore germination protein, which translates to MINKISKLILVTSVLLLTGCTGSKNIQDLTYIVSIGLDYNEENQEYTAYLQGLNFANVAKQEGSKPSEPVPTFVGSASGKTLNLAVRNLYKASRPSLFFGHTKTLVVSKNVIEHKFKEVLEDVGRNRSLRPNLLLFTTDESIEEIFKINGLFQYPPVYSVLLTEETTAEALQDDIGATSLMHFLREYYEPMGSAFIPKISIDKKSWQADQPYPVLYLNGYSLFQHSQFKGDLPSRPSIIVDWLLTKNNQIDFPLYIDDELISTFKLLTKEPKIKYKKEKGNFPSLSLQVSVKAELIEKLKDVQYKEVKSALEKSLENEIEKVFNIGLDKQVDLLNVGEKWYRYHPLKFNKLEEHPSFYLTDNTLEEVIVKVDITHFNAYRYDHKSLE; encoded by the coding sequence ATGATCAACAAGATAAGTAAACTCATCTTAGTGACATCAGTCCTCTTATTAACAGGATGTACGGGTTCGAAAAACATTCAGGATCTAACCTATATTGTCTCTATTGGATTGGATTATAATGAAGAGAACCAGGAATATACTGCATATCTTCAAGGCTTGAATTTTGCCAATGTAGCAAAGCAGGAGGGGAGTAAGCCTTCAGAGCCTGTCCCGACATTTGTAGGTTCTGCTTCTGGTAAAACACTGAATTTGGCTGTAAGAAACCTATATAAAGCATCAAGACCATCTTTATTTTTTGGACATACAAAAACGCTCGTCGTTTCAAAAAATGTGATAGAGCACAAATTCAAAGAGGTCTTGGAGGATGTGGGCAGAAATCGATCATTAAGGCCCAATCTGCTACTTTTTACAACTGACGAGAGCATTGAAGAAATCTTTAAGATAAATGGTTTATTTCAATATCCTCCCGTTTATTCAGTTTTGCTGACAGAAGAAACAACAGCAGAGGCTTTACAAGATGATATCGGTGCTACCAGTTTAATGCATTTTCTTAGGGAGTACTATGAACCGATGGGGTCAGCATTCATCCCTAAAATTAGTATTGATAAAAAATCCTGGCAGGCTGATCAACCTTACCCTGTACTTTACCTGAACGGTTATAGTCTGTTTCAACATTCACAATTCAAAGGAGATCTTCCTTCTAGACCTTCAATCATCGTTGATTGGTTGCTTACCAAAAATAATCAAATAGATTTTCCCTTGTATATCGATGATGAATTGATATCCACATTTAAACTATTGACGAAAGAGCCTAAAATAAAATATAAGAAAGAAAAAGGTAATTTTCCCTCGTTATCACTTCAAGTCAGCGTGAAAGCTGAATTAATAGAAAAATTAAAGGATGTTCAATATAAAGAAGTGAAAAGTGCACTCGAAAAGTCTTTGGAAAATGAAATTGAAAAAGTGTTTAACATTGGGCTGGATAAACAAGTGGATTTACTAAATGTAGGTGAAAAGTGGTATCGATATCATCCACTAAAGTTTAACAAACTTGAAGAACACCCTTCATTTTACTTAACAGACAATACATTAGAGGAAGTAATAGTGAAAGTGGATATCACCCATTTCAACGCATACCGTTACGATCATAAAAGCTTGGAATAG
- a CDS encoding spore germination protein yields the protein MKKSSKEKQIVEEKEDTLKELKQLFSKSHDLLIREHFFHDEVVTLVYFESLVDRHYLDQFILPKLEESPEKAYTKKIEGNFQAIDETGKSLDKLSTALFNGYILFFIDENIISLHAGNFPKRLPEESSLETSIRGPKDGFVEDLNTNISLIRRRLFTPTLSVEKFKIGTRGHTEIAIMYLNDVIDERILNELYTRLEKVDIDVLTSNQQLESMLDDNPNSIFTNFDFTGRPDFIVDSLVQGRFALLVDGYPTVSIAPINLLLQTKSPEDSSINYVYVSLERILRIMGVLISAYLPGLWVALSAYNIEQIPYLLVATISMSRFGLPLSAPVEMFIVLFLFEFFNEAGVRLPRAIGQTVSVLGGLIVGDAAIRAGLTSPTMLVIGAITYISSFTLVNQTLKYGTTILRFIVLFISTFFGLFGVVMSFILTVLYLATKSSFGTPFLGSVAPISWNEMIRSFFRLPIQFYKKRTPSTSPDDDTRKGIIQNDQQDK from the coding sequence ATGAAGAAGTCTTCGAAAGAAAAGCAGATAGTGGAAGAAAAAGAGGACACTTTGAAAGAGTTAAAGCAATTATTTTCAAAGAGTCATGATTTACTTATTCGAGAACATTTTTTTCACGATGAAGTCGTCACCCTGGTATATTTTGAGAGTTTGGTCGATCGACATTATCTCGATCAATTCATTCTCCCAAAATTAGAAGAATCTCCCGAAAAGGCATATACAAAAAAGATTGAGGGGAATTTCCAAGCTATAGATGAAACGGGAAAGTCCTTGGATAAGCTCTCAACTGCTCTATTTAATGGATATATTTTGTTTTTCATCGATGAAAACATTATCTCGTTACATGCAGGCAACTTTCCTAAAAGGCTGCCGGAAGAATCTTCGCTTGAAACATCCATACGTGGGCCGAAAGATGGATTCGTTGAAGATTTGAATACAAATATTTCCTTAATCAGGAGAAGACTTTTCACTCCAACTCTTTCAGTGGAAAAATTCAAGATAGGGACCCGCGGTCATACAGAAATTGCCATCATGTATCTGAATGATGTAATCGATGAGCGTATTCTCAATGAGTTATATACAAGATTGGAAAAAGTGGATATTGATGTTTTAACCAGCAATCAACAGTTGGAATCAATGCTGGACGACAACCCTAATTCCATTTTCACTAATTTCGATTTCACAGGTCGCCCCGATTTTATCGTTGATTCATTAGTTCAGGGAAGATTTGCCCTCTTGGTGGATGGCTACCCTACAGTTTCCATTGCGCCAATAAATCTTTTGTTACAAACGAAGTCACCAGAAGACTCCAGTATCAACTACGTATATGTATCTCTGGAAAGGATCCTTCGAATAATGGGGGTTTTGATTTCAGCATATTTACCAGGATTATGGGTGGCACTTTCGGCTTATAATATTGAACAAATTCCCTATCTGCTCGTGGCGACCATCTCCATGTCAAGGTTCGGTCTGCCCCTTTCCGCTCCTGTTGAGATGTTTATCGTCCTGTTTTTGTTTGAGTTTTTTAATGAGGCTGGTGTCCGGCTACCCAGGGCAATTGGTCAGACGGTTTCTGTCCTTGGGGGACTGATTGTGGGAGATGCCGCTATACGTGCCGGGTTGACATCACCAACCATGCTTGTCATTGGTGCCATTACATATATTTCGTCATTTACACTCGTCAATCAAACATTGAAATATGGAACGACGATATTAAGGTTCATAGTATTGTTCATTAGTACTTTTTTTGGATTATTCGGTGTTGTTATGAGTTTTATTCTTACGGTTCTCTATTTAGCTACAAAATCTTCTTTTGGTACTCCATTCCTTGGTTCTGTAGCTCCAATCAGTTGGAATGAAATGATTCGGTCATTTTTCCGATTGCCTATCCAATTCTATAAAAAACGCACCCCCTCAACCAGCCCGGATGACGATACAAGGAAAGGAATTATTCAGAATGATCAACAAGATAAGTAA
- the coaW gene encoding type II pantothenate kinase — protein MSVIGIDAGGTLTKIVYEEGRVLHFKTFSSEQQENVLQWLTTMAQNHKLYITGGKAKKWGEIFPHARIVGEFEAVCSGAKLLLKEEKIDLKLFILINIGTGTSIFKVDENRCERLLGSGLGGGTFMGLGGLLTEESDYFELVRLSKEGKRELVDLSVRDVYEAMNSPVPEHLTAANFAKGDSSSKKADKLRALTNMIAETIILLASQASQAHKLEHFVFIGSTLRSNPALKEDLSQFQDMLSYNPIFPEKGAYAGSLGAFDVGRGSEHSQNRQ, from the coding sequence ATGAGTGTGATCGGGATCGATGCAGGTGGAACGTTAACCAAAATCGTGTATGAGGAAGGTAGGGTGCTGCATTTTAAAACCTTTTCCAGTGAACAACAAGAGAATGTGCTGCAGTGGCTAACAACCATGGCCCAAAATCATAAGCTTTACATCACCGGGGGAAAAGCAAAAAAGTGGGGAGAAATCTTTCCACATGCACGTATTGTTGGAGAGTTCGAAGCAGTATGCAGTGGAGCTAAACTTCTTCTTAAAGAGGAAAAAATTGACCTGAAACTGTTCATCCTTATAAATATAGGTACAGGGACGTCTATTTTTAAAGTCGATGAAAACAGATGTGAAAGATTACTCGGTAGTGGGTTAGGGGGCGGAACCTTTATGGGATTGGGAGGTCTGCTAACTGAAGAATCTGACTATTTCGAGCTGGTACGGTTATCAAAAGAAGGCAAACGAGAACTAGTTGATTTATCAGTGAGAGACGTTTATGAGGCAATGAATTCTCCAGTTCCAGAACATTTGACAGCTGCTAATTTTGCTAAAGGGGATTCTTCTTCTAAGAAAGCAGACAAACTGCGTGCGCTCACAAATATGATAGCAGAAACCATTATTCTCCTTGCATCTCAAGCATCTCAAGCCCATAAGTTAGAGCATTTCGTGTTTATTGGAAGTACATTGAGATCAAATCCTGCTTTAAAAGAGGACCTTTCACAATTTCAAGATATGTTATCCTACAACCCTATTTTTCCAGAGAAAGGTGCATACGCTGGAAGTCTGGGAGCGTTTGATGTTGGAAGGGGGTCAGAGCATTCACAAAATAGACAATGA
- a CDS encoding SCO family protein, with protein MSKTKTFIVVMTIIGILLAGCSNSNFQAETDYEVKEFSYTNQNNQEVGLNDLKGQVWIADFIFTNCETVCPPMTFNLTKLQEKLKEEGVEDYKIVSFSVDPENDTPDALKEYISNFEADTSKWELLTGYEFDEVKDLAEHSFRSIVADDPNSDQMIHGTSFYLVNQEGTVVKTYSGNSDVPYDEIVQDMKTLIQEGSK; from the coding sequence ATGTCAAAAACCAAAACATTCATTGTGGTGATGACCATCATCGGGATTCTCCTTGCAGGTTGCAGCAATAGTAACTTTCAAGCAGAAACAGATTATGAAGTGAAAGAATTTTCTTATACGAATCAAAATAATCAAGAAGTCGGTTTGAATGATTTGAAAGGACAAGTCTGGATTGCAGATTTCATATTCACTAATTGTGAAACAGTTTGTCCACCTATGACATTTAATTTAACGAAGCTTCAAGAAAAGCTGAAAGAAGAAGGGGTAGAGGATTACAAAATCGTTTCTTTCAGCGTAGATCCTGAAAACGATACACCGGACGCATTAAAAGAGTATATTTCAAACTTTGAAGCAGATACAAGTAAATGGGAACTACTTACAGGCTATGAATTTGACGAGGTAAAGGACCTTGCAGAACATTCCTTCCGCTCGATTGTAGCCGACGATCCCAATTCCGATCAGATGATTCATGGTACCAGCTTCTACTTGGTGAATCAAGAAGGTACAGTCGTAAAAACGTATAGTGGAAATAGTGACGTCCCTTACGATGAAATTGTCCAAGATATGAAAACATTAATTCAAGAGGGATCTAAATGA